The Streptomyces sp. Mut1 genome window below encodes:
- a CDS encoding NADH-quinone oxidoreductase subunit G, producing MTVTTSAPSGGGEAAIPPEDLVTLTIDGIEISVPKGTLVIRAAELLGIEIPRFCDHPLLDPAGACRQCIVEVEGQRKPMASCTITCTDGMVVKSQITSPVADKAQRGVMELLLINHPLDCPVCDKGGECPLQNQAMSHGDATSRFDGKKRTYEKPVPISTQVLLDRERCVLCARCTRFSNQVAGDPMIELIERGALQQVGTGEGDPFESYFSGNTIQICPVGALTSAAYRFRSRPFDLVSTPSVCEHCAGGCATRTDHRRGKVMRRLAANDPEVNEEWLCDKGRFGFRYAQQRDRLTTPLVRGESGELEPASWPEALAAAAEGLAGARGRTGVLTGGRLTVEDAYAYAKFARVALDTNDIDFRARVHSGEEADFLAARVAGRGKDLDGGGVTYTSLEKAPTVLLVGFESEEEAPGVFLRLRKAHRKGGQRTFAVASHATRGLEKAGGTLLPAAPGTETEWLDAIAGGVGLDGDGAVAAEALRGEGALIVVGERLAGVPGGLTAAVRAATATGARLVWIPRRAGERGAVEAGALPSLLPGGRPATDPRARDEVAAAWGVAELPSRFGRDTGQIIEAAATGELGALLVGGVGTEDLPDPARALEALDRVGFLVSLELRPSEVTDRADVVLPVAAVAEKSGTFLNWEGRARMFEAALKPEQMTRNLAPGDARVLHMLADALDVHFALPDLKAARRELDRLGGWQGGYADEPRASAQPLPRPGDGEAVLAGHRMLLDLGRLQEGDTALAGTRHEAVARLSATTAAETGVKDGDLLAVSGPAGSVELPLRVTDMPDRVVWVPLNSVGRGVPVTTGARPGGLVRIGPAAPGTPDVTPEVRA from the coding sequence ATGACAGTCACCACGAGTGCGCCCTCCGGGGGCGGCGAAGCGGCGATCCCGCCCGAGGACCTGGTCACGCTGACCATCGACGGCATCGAGATCAGCGTGCCCAAGGGCACCCTGGTCATCCGCGCCGCCGAACTCCTCGGCATCGAGATCCCGCGCTTCTGCGACCACCCCCTCCTCGACCCGGCCGGCGCCTGCCGCCAGTGCATCGTCGAGGTCGAGGGCCAGCGCAAGCCGATGGCGTCCTGCACCATCACCTGCACCGACGGCATGGTCGTCAAGTCGCAGATCACCTCGCCGGTCGCCGACAAGGCGCAGCGCGGCGTGATGGAGCTGCTGCTCATCAACCACCCGCTGGACTGCCCGGTCTGCGACAAGGGCGGCGAGTGCCCGCTCCAGAACCAGGCGATGTCGCACGGCGACGCGACCTCCCGCTTCGACGGGAAGAAGCGGACGTACGAGAAGCCCGTCCCGATCTCCACCCAGGTGCTGCTGGACCGCGAGCGGTGCGTGCTGTGCGCGCGCTGCACCCGGTTCTCCAACCAGGTGGCGGGCGACCCGATGATCGAGCTGATCGAGCGCGGCGCGCTCCAGCAGGTCGGCACCGGCGAGGGCGACCCGTTCGAGTCGTACTTCTCCGGCAACACCATCCAGATCTGCCCGGTCGGCGCGCTGACCTCGGCGGCGTACCGATTCCGTTCCCGCCCCTTCGACCTGGTGTCGACGCCCTCGGTGTGCGAGCACTGCGCCGGGGGCTGCGCCACCCGCACCGACCACCGGCGCGGCAAGGTCATGCGGCGCCTCGCCGCCAACGACCCCGAGGTCAACGAGGAGTGGCTCTGCGACAAGGGCCGCTTCGGCTTCCGCTACGCCCAGCAGCGCGACCGGCTCACCACCCCGCTGGTGCGGGGCGAGTCCGGCGAGCTGGAACCGGCGAGCTGGCCCGAGGCGCTGGCCGCGGCGGCCGAGGGGCTGGCCGGGGCGCGCGGCAGGACCGGTGTCCTGACCGGCGGCCGGCTGACCGTCGAGGACGCCTACGCGTACGCCAAGTTCGCCCGGGTCGCCCTGGACACCAACGACATCGACTTCCGGGCCCGGGTCCACAGCGGCGAGGAGGCCGACTTCCTGGCCGCCCGGGTCGCGGGGCGCGGCAAGGATCTGGACGGCGGCGGTGTCACGTACACCTCGCTGGAGAAGGCGCCGACCGTGCTGCTGGTCGGCTTCGAGTCGGAGGAGGAGGCGCCCGGCGTCTTCCTGCGGCTGCGCAAGGCCCACCGCAAGGGCGGGCAGCGCACCTTCGCCGTCGCCTCGCACGCCACCCGCGGCCTGGAGAAGGCGGGCGGCACGCTGCTGCCCGCCGCCCCCGGTACGGAGACGGAGTGGCTGGACGCCATCGCGGGCGGTGTCGGCCTGGACGGCGACGGTGCCGTGGCGGCCGAGGCGCTGCGCGGTGAGGGCGCGCTGATCGTGGTCGGTGAGCGGCTGGCCGGGGTGCCCGGCGGGCTGACCGCCGCGGTACGGGCGGCGACCGCGACCGGGGCGCGCCTGGTGTGGATTCCGCGCCGGGCGGGCGAGCGCGGTGCGGTGGAGGCGGGCGCGCTTCCGTCGCTGCTGCCCGGCGGCCGCCCCGCCACCGACCCGCGGGCCCGCGACGAGGTCGCGGCAGCCTGGGGCGTCGCCGAACTCCCGTCCCGCTTCGGCCGCGACACCGGCCAGATCATCGAGGCCGCGGCCACCGGTGAGCTGGGCGCGCTGCTCGTCGGCGGCGTCGGGACCGAGGACCTGCCCGATCCGGCGCGGGCCCTGGAGGCCCTGGACCGGGTCGGCTTCCTGGTCTCGCTGGAGCTGCGGCCCAGCGAGGTCACCGACCGCGCCGATGTGGTGCTCCCGGTCGCCGCGGTCGCCGAGAAGTCCGGCACCTTCCTCAACTGGGAGGGCAGGGCGCGGATGTTCGAGGCCGCGCTGAAGCCCGAGCAGATGACCCGGAACCTGGCGCCGGGCGATGCCCGGGTGCTGCACATGCTGGCGGATGCCCTTGACGTCCACTTCGCGCTGCCGGACCTGAAGGCCGCCCGCCGCGAGCTGGACCGGCTCGGCGGCTGGCAGGGCGGGTACGCGGACGAGCCGCGCGCCTCGGCGCAGCCGCTGCCCCGGCCCGGTGACGGCGAGGCGGTCCTCGCGGGCCACCGGATGCTGCTCGACCTGGGCCGGCTCCAGGAGGGCGACACCGCGCTGGCCGGGACCCGGCACGAGGCGGTGGCCCGGCTCTCCGCCACCACCGCGGCCGAGACCGGCGTCAAGGACGGTGACCTGCTGGCCGTCTCCGGCCCCGCGGGCAGCGTCGAACTCCCGCTCCGGGTCACCGACATGCCGGACCGCGTGGTCTGGGTGCCGCTGAACTCCGTCGGGCGGGGCGTGCCGGTCACGACCGGGGCCCGCCCCGGCGGCCTGGTCCGGATCGGCCCCGCCGCTCCCGGTACTCCCGACGTCACACCGGAGGTGCGGGCGTGA
- the nuoF gene encoding NADH-quinone oxidoreductase subunit NuoF: MTLAAEIDQNGTSPEKLLAPVLSAFWDQPDSWTLDTYRRHDGYEGLRKALAMSPDDLIAYVKDSGLRGRGGAGFPTGMKWQFIPQGDGKPHYLVVNADESEPGTCKDIPLLFANPHSLIEGIVIASYAIRCSHAFIYLRGEVVPVLRRLHEAVREAYEAGYLGKDVLGSGLDLELTVHAGAGAYICGEETALLDSLEGRRGQPRLRPPFPAIAGLYACPTVVNNVESIASVPAILNKGKDWFKSMGSEKSPGFTLYSLSGHVAGPGQYEAPLGITLRQLLDMSGGIRPGHRLKFWTPGGSSTPMFTEEHLDVPLDYEGVGAAGSMLGTKALQCFDETTCVVRAVTRWTEFYAHESCGKCTPCREGTYWLVQLLRDIEAGKGRMSDLDKLNDIADNINGKSFCALGDGAASPIFSSLKYFREEYEQHITGKGCPFDPARSTLWADDKNAPQGVNA, translated from the coding sequence ATGACGTTGGCCGCCGAAATCGACCAGAACGGGACCAGCCCCGAGAAGCTTCTCGCACCTGTCCTGTCCGCCTTCTGGGACCAGCCGGATTCCTGGACCCTGGACACCTACCGCCGCCACGACGGGTACGAGGGACTGCGCAAGGCCCTCGCCATGTCCCCGGACGACCTCATCGCGTACGTCAAGGACTCCGGTCTGCGCGGACGCGGCGGCGCAGGCTTCCCCACCGGGATGAAGTGGCAGTTCATCCCGCAGGGCGACGGCAAGCCGCACTACCTGGTGGTCAACGCCGACGAGTCGGAGCCGGGGACCTGCAAGGACATCCCGCTCCTCTTCGCCAACCCGCACAGCCTCATCGAAGGCATCGTGATCGCCAGCTACGCGATCCGCTGCTCGCACGCCTTCATCTACCTGCGCGGCGAGGTCGTCCCCGTCCTGCGCAGGCTGCACGAGGCCGTCCGCGAGGCGTACGAGGCGGGCTACCTCGGCAAGGACGTCCTGGGCTCCGGGCTCGATCTGGAGCTCACCGTGCACGCGGGCGCCGGCGCGTACATCTGTGGTGAGGAGACCGCACTCCTCGACTCGCTCGAAGGACGGCGCGGCCAGCCCCGGCTGCGGCCCCCCTTCCCCGCCATCGCCGGTCTCTACGCCTGCCCCACCGTGGTGAACAACGTCGAGTCCATCGCCTCGGTTCCCGCGATCCTGAACAAGGGCAAGGACTGGTTCAAGTCGATGGGCAGCGAGAAGTCCCCGGGCTTCACGCTCTACTCGCTCAGCGGCCACGTCGCGGGCCCCGGCCAGTACGAGGCCCCGCTCGGCATCACGCTGCGCCAGCTCCTCGACATGAGCGGCGGCATCCGCCCCGGCCACCGCCTGAAGTTCTGGACCCCGGGCGGCTCCTCCACCCCGATGTTCACCGAGGAGCACCTCGACGTGCCCCTCGACTACGAGGGCGTCGGGGCGGCCGGATCCATGCTCGGCACCAAGGCGCTCCAGTGCTTCGACGAGACGACCTGCGTGGTGCGGGCCGTCACCCGCTGGACCGAGTTCTACGCGCACGAGTCCTGCGGCAAGTGCACACCCTGCCGCGAAGGGACGTACTGGCTCGTCCAGTTGCTGCGCGACATCGAGGCCGGCAAGGGCCGGATGTCCGACCTCGACAAGCTGAACGACATCGCCGACAACATCAACGGCAAGTCGTTCTGCGCCCTCGGCGACGGCGCCGCCTCGCCGATCTTCTCCTCGCTGAAGTACTTCCGCGAGGAGTACGAGCAGCACATCACCGGCAAGGGCTGCCCCTTCGATCCCGCCAGGTCGACCCTCTGGGCCGACGACAAGAACGCACCCCAGGGGGTGAACGCATGA
- the nuoH gene encoding NADH-quinone oxidoreductase subunit NuoH has product MTAFAQLAAGPHSAVLAAEDLSMFGNDPWWLVVVKAVFCFAFLMVTVLFSIVWERKVVAWMQLRIGPNRHGPWGMLQSLADGIKLMLKEDVIVKRADKVVYVLAPIIAAIPAFMAIAVIPFGPSGNEVSIFGHRTAMQLTDLPIAMLYILAVASVGIYGIVLAGWSSGSTYPLLGGLRSCAQMISYEIAMGAAFASVFLYSGSMSTSKIVEAQEDRWFVILLPVSFIIYIVTMVGETNRAPFDMPESEGDLVGGFNTEYSSIKFAMFMLAEYVNMVTVSAVSVTLFLGGWRAPWPVSTFWEGANHGWWPMLWFVLKVQLLLFFFIWLRGTLPRVRYDQLMKLGWKVLIPVSVVWLMLVATVRALRNEGHDFSKILLYVAGAVIAVLLISFVVDIFRDKKEKAAAAEAGPEPAFDPMAGGFPVPPLPGQTLPPVPRRRPRRERELVVSGGVDTQSDGNPSDGKEADGV; this is encoded by the coding sequence GTGACCGCCTTCGCTCAACTGGCCGCAGGACCGCACAGCGCGGTGCTCGCCGCCGAGGACCTGTCGATGTTCGGCAACGACCCCTGGTGGCTCGTCGTCGTCAAGGCCGTCTTCTGCTTCGCGTTCCTGATGGTGACCGTGCTGTTCTCCATCGTGTGGGAGCGCAAGGTCGTCGCCTGGATGCAGCTGCGCATCGGCCCCAACCGGCACGGCCCCTGGGGCATGCTCCAGTCGCTCGCCGACGGCATCAAGCTGATGCTGAAGGAAGACGTCATCGTCAAGCGGGCGGACAAGGTCGTCTACGTCCTCGCCCCGATCATCGCCGCGATCCCGGCGTTCATGGCGATCGCGGTGATCCCCTTCGGCCCGTCCGGCAACGAGGTCTCGATCTTCGGCCACCGTACGGCGATGCAGCTCACCGACCTGCCGATCGCGATGCTGTACATCCTCGCGGTCGCCTCGGTCGGGATCTACGGCATCGTGCTGGCCGGCTGGTCCTCCGGATCGACGTACCCGCTGCTCGGCGGACTCCGCTCCTGCGCGCAGATGATCTCGTACGAGATCGCGATGGGTGCCGCGTTCGCCTCGGTCTTCCTCTACTCCGGGTCGATGTCGACCTCGAAGATCGTGGAGGCGCAGGAGGACCGCTGGTTCGTCATCCTGCTGCCGGTCTCCTTCATCATCTACATCGTCACGATGGTCGGCGAGACCAACCGCGCCCCGTTCGACATGCCGGAGTCCGAGGGCGACCTCGTGGGCGGCTTCAACACCGAGTACTCGTCGATCAAGTTCGCGATGTTCATGCTCGCCGAGTACGTCAACATGGTGACGGTCTCGGCGGTCTCGGTGACCCTGTTCCTGGGCGGCTGGCGGGCCCCGTGGCCGGTCAGCACCTTCTGGGAGGGCGCGAACCACGGCTGGTGGCCGATGCTCTGGTTCGTCCTCAAGGTCCAGCTGCTGCTGTTCTTCTTCATCTGGCTGCGCGGCACGCTGCCCCGCGTCCGCTACGACCAGCTGATGAAGCTGGGCTGGAAGGTCCTGATCCCGGTCTCCGTCGTCTGGCTGATGCTGGTCGCGACGGTGCGGGCGCTGCGCAACGAGGGCCACGACTTCTCGAAGATCCTGCTCTATGTGGCCGGGGCCGTGATCGCGGTCCTGCTGATCTCGTTCGTGGTCGACATCTTCCGCGACAAGAAGGAGAAGGCCGCGGCCGCCGAGGCGGGCCCGGAACCGGCGTTCGACCCGATGGCGGGCGGATTCCCGGTGCCGCCGCTGCCCGGACAGACCCTGCCGCCCGTGCCGCGGCGCAGGCCGCGCCGCGAGCGGGAGCTCGTCGTCAGTGGTGGCGTGGATACTCAGAGTGACGGAAATCCGAGTGACGGAAAGGAGGCCGACGGTGTCTGA
- a CDS encoding NADH-quinone oxidoreductase subunit J, with product MTGLAAAASQTSTGEAFQFWVLGTVAVIGALSTVLMKRAVHSALSLAGTMIILAVFYLANGAYFLGIVQIVVYTGAIMMLFLFVVMLVGVTAADSLKETIKGQRWLAAGCGIGFGILLIAGIGNASLTSFNGLGTANAVHGGNVEGLASLIFTKYVFAFEITGALLITATVGAMVLTHRERTERAKTQREMSEERVRGQHLPPLPAPGVYARHNAVNIAGMLPDGTPSELTVMQTLRKRGQMRDVSHESLAGLKALEQRSGERLGRDTEEEEVAK from the coding sequence ATGACCGGCCTGGCCGCAGCGGCCTCACAGACCTCGACCGGCGAGGCCTTCCAGTTCTGGGTGCTCGGCACGGTCGCCGTGATCGGCGCCCTGTCCACCGTGCTGATGAAGAGGGCCGTGCACAGCGCGCTGAGCCTCGCCGGGACGATGATCATCCTGGCGGTGTTCTACCTCGCCAACGGCGCCTACTTCCTCGGCATCGTGCAGATCGTCGTCTACACCGGCGCGATCATGATGCTGTTCCTCTTCGTGGTCATGCTCGTCGGTGTCACGGCGGCGGACTCGCTGAAGGAGACCATCAAGGGCCAGCGCTGGCTGGCCGCCGGATGCGGCATCGGCTTCGGCATCCTGCTGATTGCCGGAATCGGCAACGCCTCGCTGACGAGTTTCAACGGCCTGGGCACCGCCAACGCCGTGCACGGCGGAAACGTGGAGGGGCTGGCCAGCCTCATCTTCACCAAGTACGTCTTCGCCTTCGAGATCACCGGCGCCCTGCTGATCACCGCGACCGTCGGCGCGATGGTGCTCACGCACCGCGAGCGCACCGAACGGGCCAAGACCCAGCGGGAGATGTCCGAGGAGCGCGTGCGCGGACAGCACCTCCCGCCGCTGCCCGCCCCCGGCGTCTACGCCCGGCACAACGCGGTCAACATCGCGGGCATGCTCCCCGACGGCACCCCGTCCGAACTCACCGTCATGCAGACGCTGCGCAAGCGCGGCCAGATGCGCGATGTGTCCCACGAATCACTGGCCGGCCTCAAGGCACTGGAGCAGCGCTCCGGTGAGCGGCTCGGCCGGGACACCGAAGAAGAGGAGGTCGCCAAGTGA
- the nuoE gene encoding NADH-quinone oxidoreductase subunit NuoE: MPQLPAPAYPAEVRARLEADAKEVIARYPGSRSALLPLLHLVQSEEGYVSRTGMAFCAELLGLTTAEVTAVATFYTMYRRKPSGDYQVGVCTNTLCAVMGGDAIFDRLKEHLGVGNDETTEDGKVTLEHIECNAACDFAPVVMVNWEFFDNQTPESATQLVDDLIAGRTVEPTRGAPLCTYKDTARILAGFPDERPGAVAATGGAGPASLIGLKLAKGEAAPQARVVGPRGEAPRDEPQKGAEHLSSHDAPQQTSASDPDNPAGPVAEEGE, translated from the coding sequence ATGCCGCAGCTCCCCGCCCCCGCCTACCCGGCCGAGGTGCGCGCCAGGCTCGAAGCGGATGCGAAGGAGGTGATCGCCCGCTACCCCGGCAGCCGCTCCGCGCTCCTGCCGCTGCTGCACCTCGTGCAGTCCGAGGAGGGGTACGTCTCCCGTACGGGCATGGCGTTCTGCGCCGAGCTGCTCGGCCTCACCACCGCCGAGGTCACCGCGGTCGCCACCTTCTACACGATGTACCGGCGCAAGCCGAGCGGCGACTACCAGGTCGGCGTCTGCACCAACACGCTCTGCGCGGTGATGGGCGGCGACGCGATCTTCGACAGGCTCAAGGAGCACCTCGGCGTCGGCAACGACGAGACGACCGAGGACGGCAAGGTCACCCTCGAACACATCGAGTGCAACGCCGCCTGCGACTTCGCGCCCGTCGTGATGGTCAACTGGGAGTTCTTCGACAACCAGACGCCCGAGAGCGCGACGCAGCTCGTCGACGACCTGATCGCCGGCCGCACCGTCGAACCCACCCGCGGCGCCCCGCTCTGCACGTACAAGGACACCGCCCGCATCCTGGCCGGCTTCCCCGACGAGCGCCCCGGCGCCGTCGCGGCGACCGGCGGCGCGGGCCCCGCCTCGCTGATCGGCCTCAAGCTCGCCAAGGGCGAGGCCGCGCCGCAGGCCCGCGTGGTCGGCCCGCGCGGCGAGGCCCCGCGCGACGAACCGCAGAAGGGCGCCGAGCACCTCAGCTCCCACGACGCGCCGCAGCAGACCTCGGCATCCGACCCGGACAACCCGGCAGGACCCGTAGCCGAGGAGGGGGAGTGA
- the nuoI gene encoding NADH-quinone oxidoreductase subunit NuoI: MSELPDSPGSKRPAESTGPTGSTASSQSSQSSEDKFLNPVAGFGVTFKAMFKKRLTEQYPETPKVTAPRFHGRHQLNRHPDGLEKCVGCELCAWACPADAIYVEGADNTEEERYSPGERYGRVYQINYARCILCGLCIEACPTRALTMTNEFELANTTRESLIYTKDELLAGLEEGMVDSPHAIFPGTDEQDYYQGLVTEAAPGTERQLAVSKGEKPSDEAGENNGATQEVDA; the protein is encoded by the coding sequence GTGTCTGAACTGCCTGATTCGCCGGGGTCCAAGAGGCCGGCGGAGTCCACCGGGCCGACGGGGTCGACGGCGTCCTCGCAGTCCTCCCAGTCCTCGGAGGACAAGTTCCTGAATCCGGTGGCCGGCTTCGGCGTGACCTTCAAGGCCATGTTCAAGAAGCGGCTCACCGAGCAGTATCCGGAGACGCCGAAGGTGACGGCGCCCCGCTTCCACGGCCGCCATCAGCTCAACCGCCATCCGGACGGCCTGGAGAAGTGCGTCGGCTGCGAGCTGTGCGCCTGGGCCTGTCCGGCGGACGCGATCTACGTGGAGGGCGCGGACAACACCGAGGAGGAGCGCTACTCCCCGGGCGAGCGCTACGGCCGCGTCTACCAGATCAACTACGCGCGCTGCATCCTCTGCGGACTGTGCATCGAGGCGTGCCCGACCAGGGCGCTCACGATGACCAATGAGTTCGAGCTCGCCAACACCACCCGCGAGAGCCTCATCTACACCAAGGACGAGCTGCTCGCGGGCCTGGAGGAAGGCATGGTCGACAGCCCGCACGCGATCTTCCCCGGCACGGACGAACAGGACTACTACCAGGGCCTGGTCACCGAGGCCGCCCCCGGTACGGAGCGCCAGCTCGCCGTCTCCAAGGGCGAGAAGCCGTCCGACGAGGCCGGCGAGAACAACGGCGCCACGCAGGAGGTGGACGCATGA
- the nuoL gene encoding NADH-quinone oxidoreductase subunit L, with product MNAENLIALLVAAPLLGAAVLLCGGRRLDRAGHWLGTVLAAASFVVAVVLFTDMLGKGAEDRALHQKLFSWIPVEGFQADVAFQLDQLSMTFVLLITGVGTLIHIYSIGYMEHDERRRRFFGYLNLFLAAMLILVIADNYLLLYVGWEGVGLASYLLIGFWQHKPSAATAAKKAFLVNRVGDMGLSIAIMLMFTTFGTFAFAPVLEAAEGGQPSEGKLTAIGLMLLLAACGKSAQVPLQSWLGDAMEGPTPVSALIHAATMVTAGVYLIVRSGAIFNAAPDAQLVVVVVGAVTLIFGAIVGCAKDDIKKALAGSTMSQIGYMILAAGLGPIGYVFAIMHLVTHGFFKAGLFLGAGSVMHGMNDEVDMRKFGGLRKYMPVTFVTFGLGYLAIIGFPGLSGFFSKDKIIEAAFAKGGTEGWILGAVTLLGAAITAFYMTRVMLLTFFGEKRWQPDGEGHEPHPHESPKSMTIPMIVLAFGSVFAGGFFSIGDRFLHWLEPVTGHDHGDAPIGATTVTAATMVVLVVGVAIAWVMYGRKPVPVVAPRGSLLTRAARRDLLQDDFNHVVLVRGGEHLTRSLVYVDHTLVDGVVNGTAASMGGLSGRLRKLQNGYARSYAVSMFGGTAVLIAATLLMRAV from the coding sequence ATGAACGCAGAGAACCTGATTGCGCTGCTCGTCGCGGCGCCCCTGCTCGGAGCGGCGGTGCTGCTGTGCGGCGGCCGGCGCCTCGACCGTGCCGGGCACTGGCTCGGCACCGTGCTCGCCGCCGCCTCGTTCGTCGTCGCCGTGGTGCTCTTCACCGACATGCTCGGCAAGGGCGCCGAGGACCGGGCGCTGCACCAGAAGCTGTTCAGCTGGATTCCGGTCGAGGGCTTCCAGGCCGATGTGGCCTTCCAGCTCGACCAGCTGTCGATGACCTTCGTCCTGCTGATCACCGGTGTGGGCACGCTGATCCACATCTACTCGATCGGCTACATGGAGCACGACGAGCGCCGGCGCCGCTTCTTCGGCTATCTGAACCTGTTCCTCGCGGCGATGCTGATCCTGGTCATCGCCGACAACTACCTGCTGCTGTACGTCGGGTGGGAGGGCGTCGGTCTGGCGTCGTACCTGCTGATCGGCTTCTGGCAGCACAAGCCCAGCGCGGCCACCGCCGCGAAGAAGGCGTTCCTGGTCAACCGCGTCGGCGACATGGGCCTGTCGATCGCGATCATGCTGATGTTCACCACCTTCGGCACCTTCGCCTTCGCCCCCGTCCTGGAGGCCGCCGAAGGCGGTCAGCCGAGCGAGGGCAAGCTGACGGCGATCGGCCTGATGCTGCTGCTCGCGGCCTGCGGCAAGTCCGCCCAGGTGCCGTTGCAGTCCTGGCTCGGTGACGCGATGGAGGGCCCGACCCCGGTCTCGGCCCTGATCCACGCCGCCACCATGGTCACCGCCGGTGTCTACCTCATCGTCCGCTCGGGCGCGATCTTCAACGCCGCCCCCGACGCCCAGCTGGTCGTCGTGGTCGTCGGCGCGGTCACGCTGATCTTCGGGGCGATCGTCGGTTGCGCGAAGGACGACATCAAGAAGGCCCTCGCCGGCTCAACGATGTCGCAGATCGGCTACATGATCCTGGCCGCCGGGCTCGGCCCCATCGGCTACGTCTTCGCGATCATGCACCTGGTGACGCACGGCTTCTTCAAGGCCGGTCTCTTCCTCGGCGCCGGTTCGGTCATGCACGGCATGAACGACGAGGTCGACATGCGGAAGTTCGGCGGTCTCCGGAAGTACATGCCGGTCACCTTCGTCACCTTCGGGCTCGGCTACCTCGCGATCATCGGCTTCCCCGGTCTGTCCGGCTTCTTCTCCAAGGACAAGATCATCGAGGCGGCCTTCGCCAAGGGCGGCACCGAGGGCTGGATCCTCGGCGCCGTGACGCTGCTGGGCGCCGCGATCACCGCGTTCTACATGACGCGCGTGATGCTGCTGACGTTCTTCGGCGAGAAGCGCTGGCAGCCCGACGGGGAGGGCCACGAGCCCCACCCGCACGAGTCCCCGAAGTCCATGACCATCCCCATGATCGTCCTGGCCTTCGGTTCGGTCTTCGCGGGCGGCTTCTTCTCCATCGGCGACCGCTTCCTGCACTGGCTGGAGCCCGTCACCGGCCACGACCACGGGGACGCCCCGATCGGCGCGACCACCGTCACGGCCGCCACCATGGTGGTGCTCGTCGTCGGTGTCGCCATCGCCTGGGTGATGTACGGCCGCAAGCCGGTGCCCGTGGTCGCCCCGCGCGGCTCGCTGCTCACCCGGGCCGCGCGCCGCGATCTCCTCCAGGACGACTTCAACCACGTGGTCCTGGTCCGCGGCGGCGAGCACCTGACCCGCTCCCTGGTCTACGTCGACCACACCCTGGTCGACGGCGTCGTCAACGGCACGGCCGCCTCGATGGGCGGGCTCTCCGGCCGGCTGCGCAAACTGCAGAACGGCTACGCCCGCTCCTACGCGGTCTCGATGTTCGGCGGTACGGCGGTTCTCATCGCCGCGACCCTGCTGATGAGGGCGGTCTGA
- the nuoK gene encoding NADH-quinone oxidoreductase subunit NuoK, whose translation MNPVNYLYLAALLFTIGAAGVLIRRNAIVVFMCVELMLNACNLAFVTFSRMHGNLDGQIIAFFTMVVAAAEVVVGLAIIVSLFRSRHSASVDDPSLMKL comes from the coding sequence GTGAATCCGGTCAACTACCTCTATCTCGCCGCCCTGCTGTTCACCATCGGCGCGGCCGGGGTGCTGATCCGGCGGAACGCGATCGTGGTGTTCATGTGCGTGGAGCTGATGCTCAACGCCTGCAACCTCGCGTTCGTCACCTTCTCCCGTATGCACGGCAACCTCGACGGCCAGATCATCGCCTTCTTCACGATGGTCGTCGCTGCCGCGGAGGTCGTGGTCGGGCTCGCGATCATCGTGTCGTTGTTCCGTTCCCGCCACTCGGCCTCGGTCGACGACCCCAGCCTGATGAAGCTGTAG